A window of Polaribacter litorisediminis contains these coding sequences:
- the hemN gene encoding oxygen-independent coproporphyrinogen III oxidase, giving the protein MKKSLIQKYNIPGPRYTSYPTVPFWDATTFTKEKWIQTFKTSFVESNEQEGISMYIHLPFCDSLCTFCACHKHITKRHEVEEEYIKTVLKEWQLYVDLVEDVPVIKELHLGGGTPTFFSKEHLKFLIDGIFKIAKRHTKSEFSFEGHPNNTTKEQLQTLYDCGFTRVSFGVQDYNEKVQKAIHRIQPFEAVAQVTKWAREIGYTSVSHDLIFGLPHQTKEHVIHTIHKTKELLPDRISLYSYAHVPWVKGVGQRGFNEKDLPKDDEKRALYEIGKQLFETLGYEEIGMDHFALKSDSLYKATIHNTLHRNFMGYTANKTQLMIGLGMSAISDSWYGFAQNVKTVKEYQEIVNAGEIPIFRGHILSEEDTVIRKHILNMMCHFATSWKEKSTQIKNIEFHLQLLKELQEDGLVQIKENSLSIPENARPFVRNICMAFDVHLLKKKPSTQLFSQTI; this is encoded by the coding sequence ATGAAAAAATCACTCATTCAAAAATACAACATTCCAGGACCAAGATACACGAGTTACCCAACAGTTCCTTTTTGGGATGCAACAACGTTTACAAAAGAAAAATGGATACAGACTTTTAAAACTTCTTTTGTTGAAAGTAATGAGCAAGAAGGCATTAGTATGTACATTCATTTACCTTTTTGTGATAGTTTATGCACGTTTTGTGCTTGTCATAAACACATTACAAAAAGACATGAAGTAGAGGAGGAGTATATAAAAACGGTCTTAAAAGAATGGCAATTATATGTAGATTTAGTAGAGGATGTCCCGGTGATTAAAGAATTGCATTTGGGTGGCGGAACACCTACTTTTTTTTCAAAAGAACATTTAAAGTTTTTGATTGATGGTATTTTTAAAATTGCTAAAAGACATACGAAGTCAGAATTTAGTTTTGAGGGGCATCCCAACAATACGACCAAAGAACAATTACAAACTTTGTATGATTGTGGTTTTACGAGAGTCAGTTTTGGCGTACAAGATTATAATGAAAAAGTACAGAAAGCCATCCACAGAATTCAGCCTTTTGAGGCAGTAGCTCAAGTAACAAAATGGGCTAGAGAAATAGGCTATACCTCTGTTAGTCACGATTTAATTTTTGGACTTCCGCATCAAACCAAAGAACATGTAATTCATACAATTCATAAAACAAAAGAATTACTGCCAGATCGAATTTCATTATACAGTTATGCGCATGTACCTTGGGTAAAAGGAGTTGGACAAAGAGGGTTTAACGAAAAAGATTTACCGAAAGATGATGAAAAACGAGCACTCTATGAAATAGGAAAACAACTTTTTGAAACATTAGGTTATGAAGAAATCGGTATGGATCATTTTGCCTTAAAATCAGATAGTTTATACAAGGCAACAATTCACAATACATTGCACAGAAATTTTATGGGATATACCGCTAATAAAACCCAATTAATGATTGGTTTAGGGATGTCTGCAATTTCAGATTCTTGGTATGGATTTGCACAAAATGTAAAAACAGTAAAAGAATATCAAGAAATTGTAAATGCTGGTGAAATACCTATTTTTAGAGGACATATTTTATCGGAAGAAGACACCGTTATTAGAAAACATATATTAAATATGATGTGTCATTTTGCAACTTCTTGGAAAGAAAAATCGACCCAAATAAAAAATATTGAATTCCATTTACAATTATTAAAAGAATTACAGGAGGATGGATTGGTTCAAATTAAAGAAAATTCACTCTCCATACCAGAAAACGCAAGACCTTTTGTGCGTAATATTTGCATGGCTTTTGATGTGCATTTGCTGAAAAAGAAACCAAGCACACAATTATTTTCACAAACTATATAA
- the deoD gene encoding purine-nucleoside phosphorylase, protein MSIHIEAKKGEIAETVLLPGDPMRAKWIADTFLKEVFRYNDVRGMLGFTGTYNGKKISVQGTGMGIPSTLIYATELITAYGVKNLIRVGSAGSYQKDVKIRDIVLAMSASTNSGLNTIRFNGADFAPTASFTLFQKAIEVAKEKNIPLKAGGILSSDEFYADEFESYKKWADYGVLCVEMETSGLYTVAAKHHVNALSILTISDSLVTKEITTAEEREQTFREMIEIALELA, encoded by the coding sequence ATGAGCATACATATTGAAGCTAAAAAAGGAGAAATTGCAGAAACAGTGCTGCTGCCAGGAGATCCTATGAGAGCAAAATGGATTGCAGATACTTTTTTAAAAGAAGTTTTTCGATATAATGATGTTCGAGGAATGTTGGGGTTTACAGGAACTTACAACGGTAAAAAAATCTCGGTACAAGGCACAGGAATGGGAATTCCATCTACTTTAATTTACGCAACAGAACTCATAACGGCATACGGAGTGAAAAATTTAATTAGAGTGGGTTCTGCAGGTTCGTATCAAAAAGATGTAAAAATAAGAGATATTGTTTTAGCAATGTCTGCCTCTACAAATTCAGGTTTAAATACCATTCGTTTTAATGGAGCAGATTTTGCGCCAACAGCAAGCTTTACCTTGTTTCAAAAAGCCATTGAGGTTGCGAAAGAGAAGAATATTCCGTTAAAAGCTGGCGGAATTTTAAGTTCAGATGAGTTTTATGCAGATGAATTTGAAAGTTATAAAAAATGGGCAGATTATGGTGTTTTGTGTGTAGAAATGGAAACTTCAGGATTGTATACAGTCGCTGCAAAACACCATGTAAATGCCTTATCTATTCTAACAATTTCAGATAGTTTGGTAACAAAAGAAATAACAACTGCAGAGGAAAGAGAGCAGACTTTTAGAGAAATGATAGAAATAGCTTTAGAATTGGCTTAA
- a CDS encoding heavy metal translocating P-type ATPase: MNTTNCYHCGDSCSNDSIKIEEKIFCCNGCKTVYEIFSENDLACYYDFQENPGAIPEEIKGKYDFLENESILEKLLDFNDENTQIATLYIPHIHCSSCIWVLENLHKLNQNVSVSQVDFPKKTVRITYNSKTTSLKEIVLLLSAIGYEPYISLEDYETGKKGVDRSLIYKLGIAGFAFGNVMFLSFPEYFQVDGFWIEKYKNVFRWLMFFFSLPVVFYAANDYFIAAYKGLRSKILNIDVPIALGVSVLFIRSTIEIIFDLGTGFFDSLTGLVFFLLLGKFFQQKTYNFLSFERDYKSYFPIAVTRITAQKEENVQIYEVVKGDRLLIRNQELIPVDGILINGNAQLDYSFVTGEAEPVSKKSGDKLFAGGKQLSGVIEMEVLTSVSQSYLTQLWSNDVFQKDHKSNFKTITDKISKNFTIAVLLIAFFATTYWLYFDASKALNVFTAVLIIACPCAIALAAPFTLGNMLRIFGKQKFYLKNTTVIEQLAKIDTLIFDKTGTLTTHKENTIIYNGLALSDKEKSILKSSLRASNHPLSRTLYDTFKEVKTFEIKDFKETVGKGIEVNYNTTNLKLGSSSYVKKSMEKTALDTAVYISFNEVYKGKFTFKNAYRDGVKSLFNSLKDDFNLAVVSGDNEGEKSYLQENLPPETTLLFNQKPEDKLNVVAKLQQENKHVAMIGDGLNDAGALAQSDVGIALSENINVFSPACDAILDASKFNKIDVYIKASKKAISIIKYSFILSLCYNLIGLYFATTGQLKPVIAAILMPLSSISIVVFTTVATNILGKKIK; encoded by the coding sequence ATGATTTTCTTGAAAATGAAAGTATTTTAGAGAAATTACTAGATTTTAATGACGAAAATACACAAATTGCAACCTTGTATATTCCGCATATACATTGTAGTTCATGCATTTGGGTGTTAGAAAATTTACATAAATTAAATCAAAACGTTTCTGTATCGCAAGTAGATTTTCCCAAGAAGACCGTAAGAATAACCTACAATTCAAAAACAACGTCATTAAAAGAAATTGTATTGTTATTAAGTGCCATTGGTTATGAACCTTATATTAGTTTAGAAGATTACGAAACAGGAAAAAAAGGAGTAGACAGAAGCTTAATATACAAATTAGGAATCGCAGGTTTTGCTTTTGGGAATGTAATGTTTCTTTCTTTTCCAGAATATTTTCAAGTAGATGGTTTTTGGATAGAAAAATATAAAAATGTATTTCGATGGTTGATGTTTTTCTTCTCGTTACCGGTTGTTTTTTATGCCGCTAATGATTATTTTATTGCCGCTTACAAAGGCTTGCGATCTAAGATTTTAAATATTGATGTACCCATTGCACTTGGAGTTTCTGTGCTGTTTATTAGAAGTACCATTGAAATTATTTTTGATTTGGGTACTGGCTTTTTTGATAGTTTAACGGGGTTGGTTTTCTTTTTATTATTAGGAAAGTTTTTTCAACAGAAAACTTATAATTTTTTGTCTTTTGAACGAGATTATAAATCGTATTTCCCGATTGCAGTTACAAGGATTACTGCACAGAAAGAAGAAAATGTACAAATTTATGAGGTCGTAAAAGGTGATCGATTATTAATTAGAAATCAAGAATTAATTCCTGTTGACGGAATTTTAATCAATGGAAATGCTCAATTAGATTATAGTTTTGTTACTGGAGAGGCAGAACCTGTTTCTAAAAAATCTGGCGATAAATTGTTTGCTGGTGGTAAACAATTATCGGGTGTTATAGAAATGGAAGTTTTAACCTCTGTTTCACAAAGTTATTTAACGCAACTATGGAGTAACGATGTTTTTCAAAAAGATCATAAATCGAACTTTAAAACCATTACAGATAAAATCAGTAAAAACTTTACGATTGCCGTTTTATTGATTGCTTTTTTTGCGACCACATATTGGTTGTATTTTGATGCTAGCAAGGCATTAAATGTATTTACAGCAGTCTTAATAATTGCCTGTCCTTGTGCAATTGCTTTGGCAGCTCCGTTTACTTTAGGCAATATGTTGCGCATTTTTGGCAAACAAAAATTTTATTTAAAAAACACTACAGTTATAGAACAACTAGCAAAAATTGATACACTTATTTTTGATAAAACTGGCACGCTAACAACCCACAAAGAGAATACAATTATCTATAACGGACTTGCATTAAGTGATAAAGAAAAAAGTATTTTAAAAAGTTCATTAAGAGCCTCAAACCATCCGTTAAGCAGAACATTATACGATACTTTTAAAGAGGTAAAAACATTCGAAATTAAAGATTTCAAAGAAACTGTAGGAAAAGGAATTGAAGTAAATTATAACACTACAAATTTAAAATTGGGTTCTTCATCATACGTAAAAAAGAGTATGGAAAAAACAGCGCTAGATACCGCTGTTTATATTAGTTTTAATGAAGTTTATAAAGGAAAATTTACTTTTAAAAATGCTTATAGAGACGGGGTAAAATCATTATTTAATTCTTTAAAAGATGACTTTAATTTGGCTGTGGTTTCAGGCGATAATGAAGGAGAAAAAAGTTATTTACAAGAAAATTTACCGCCAGAAACTACGCTATTATTCAATCAAAAACCTGAAGATAAATTGAATGTTGTGGCAAAGCTTCAACAAGAAAATAAACATGTTGCCATGATTGGTGATGGTTTAAATGATGCCGGAGCTTTAGCACAGAGTGATGTTGGGATTGCACTATCAGAAAACATAAATGTATTTTCTCCTGCTTGTGATGCTATTTTAGATGCTTCGAAATTCAATAAAATAGATGTGTATATCAAAGCATCAAAAAAAGCAATTTCAATCATTAAATATAGCTTTATACTTTCTTTATGCTATAATTTAATTGGATTGTATTTTGCAACAACCGGGCAATTAAAACCAGTAATTGCAGCCATTCTAATGCCTTTAAGCTCTATTAGTATTGTTGTATTTACAACCGTTGCAACGAATATTTTAGGAAAAAAAATAAAATAA
- the ccoS gene encoding cbb3-type cytochrome oxidase assembly protein CcoS, with translation MSVIYLLLTLSILVAIVFFIAFIYSVKNGQYDDTYTPSVRMLFDDELIKENKKTTTN, from the coding sequence ATGAGCGTAATATACTTACTACTAACACTAAGTATTCTAGTGGCTATTGTATTCTTTATCGCATTTATATATTCCGTTAAAAACGGACAATATGACGATACCTATACCCCATCTGTTCGCATGTTATTTGATGATGAACTGATTAAAGAAAACAAGAAAACAACTACTAATTAA